In Lineus longissimus chromosome 7, tnLinLong1.2, whole genome shotgun sequence, a genomic segment contains:
- the LOC135491269 gene encoding mitochondrial potassium channel-like has protein sequence MSAFMKNRIWQIFRQKSSHYTLIRTIKSTNFRQNESRIVTPAVEKLNGVFQWYEDMIGLSEVREAQNQVIVAEKAFLEAQDRRTEQRDILNELQFKLRDISAELDKVNRGDPKFLKMITDQHAMYRQENAVSEKHAICEKEERAHFMELSNAVRESHEKERARAERTKYWSVIGSVVGALIGMSGAMVNNYLRNREIKKLGQSVQDKHEEIESILVDFRSSIGAIGTGKDEISVTSGEKALDSKRAKELIEAIKAQDQNIEVRLGDIRQLILSGSQNVGDGKIVYVGPELEGMLSNTEKNLEYKIKINSLATVAFVYGAFAVALPILYAIFRGGN, from the exons ATGTCAGCCTTCATGAAAAaccgaatttggcaaatttttCGACAAAAAAGTTCTCATTACACATTAATCAGAACGATAAAATCCACAAACTTTCGTCAGAATGAATCTCGTATCGTTACTCCTGCTGTTGAGAAATTGAACGGCGTCTTCCAATGGTATGAGGACATGATAGGGCTCTCCGAAGTGCGCGAAGCCCAAAACCAGGTCATAGTG GCTGAGAAAGCATTTCTGGAAGCTCAAGACAGGAGAACAGAACAGCGTGATATCCTCAATGAATTGCAGTTCAAGTTGCGTGACATATCGGCAGAGCTCGATAAAGTAAATCGCGGAGACCCAAAGTTTCTTAAAATGATTACTGATCAGCATGCAATGTACAGACAAGAAAATGCTGTATCTGAAAAACATGCAATTTGTGAGAAGGAGGAGAGGGCCCACTTCATGGAACTTTCAAACGCAGTACGGGAAAGCCATGAAAAGGAACGTGCCAGGGCTGAACGTACCAAATATTGGTCAGTGATTGGATCAGTTGTTGGTGCATTGATTGGGATGTCTGGTGCTATGGTAAATAACTACCTGCGGAACAGGGAGATAAAGAAACTAGGACAATCTGTACAAGATAAGCATGAAGAAATCGAATCCATCCTAGTTGACTTCCGCTCCTCTATTGGAGCAATTGGGACAGGAAAGGATGAGATATCTGTGACTAGCGGAGAAAAAGCTTTGGACAGTAAAAGAGCTAAAGAGCTCATTGAGGCAATCAAGGCGCAGGATCAAAATATTGAGGTCAGACTTGGTGACATAAGACAGTTGATTCTATCTGGCAGTCAGAACGTTGGTGATGGTAAAATAGTTTATGTTGGACCAGAACTGGAAGGTATGCTGAGTAACACTGAAAAGAATTTGGAGTATAAGATAAAGATCAATTCTTTAGCAACTGTAGCCTTCGTATATGGAGCATTTGCTGTAGCGCTGCCAATATTATATGCTATATTTAGAGGTGGAAACTGA
- the LOC135490736 gene encoding LHFPL tetraspan subfamily member 3 protein-like isoform X1 yields MSTLEAVQYADATKLYHTNYVRNSRAVGVMWGVFTICFAIINIVVFIQPQWIGDSELSAGTGYFGLYRYCRLNVDSGSLVCEGQFADFESILTGTWKAAAFLVGFSALLILICICCMLLFLFLRTGLVFMICGWIQVVSGLCMFVGCVIYPAGWEAEKVQSVCGSSGVFWRGDCNIRWAYVLAILGIFDAFVLAALAFVLATRQAKLLPDSYYASNGSIQKSDLGNDFIESEKASNLQRAGVLTVPDTDRDRDQFSDYSTSRMSKRSDQFQL; encoded by the exons ATGTCGACTCTAGAAGCTGTACAATATGCTGACGCTACCAAATTATACCACACCAATTATGTCCGGAATTCTCGGGCGGTTGGTGTCATGTGGGGAGTCTTCACAATCTGTTTCGCCATCATCAACATCGTGGTCTTCATCCAGCCTCAGTGGATCGGAGATTCCGAGCTGAGTGCAGGGACAGGTTATTTCGGCTTGTACAGATACTGTCGCCTCAACGTCGACTCCGGGTCATTGGTGTGTGAGGGGCAGTTTGCGGATTTCGAAAGCATCTTGACGGGCACGTGGAAAGCTGCTGCATTCTTGGTGGGGTTCTCTGCCCTCCTTATCCTCATTTGTATCTGCTGCATGCTTCTCTTCCTTTTCCTCAGGACTGGGCTTGTCTTCATGATCTGTGGATGGATACAGGTCGTTTCAG GGCTATGTATGTTTGTTGGTTGCGTCATCTATCCTGCTGGTTGGGAGGCTGAGAAAGTGCAAAGCGTCTGCGGTTCCTCTGGAGTATTTTGGAGAGGTGATTGTAACATAAGATGGGCTTACGTCCTGGCCATCCTGGGCATTTTCGATGCTTTCGTTCTGGCTGCGTTGGCGTTTGTTTTGGCGACAAGACAGGCAAAGCTCCTCCCGGACTCCTACTATGCCTCGAATGGATCCATTCAAAAAT CTGATCTTGGAAATGATttcatcgaatctgaaaaagcTTCAAATCTGCAACGAGCTGGTGTCCTGACTGTTCCTGACACCGATAGAGATCGCGACCAATTTTCTGACTACTCCACCTCCAGGATGTCTAAGAGAAGTGATCAATTCCAACTCTAG
- the LOC135490736 gene encoding LHFPL tetraspan subfamily member 3 protein-like isoform X2, translated as MSTLEAIQYSETTKIYHTNYVRNSRAVGVMWGVFTICFAIINIVVFIQPQWIGDTPSSPGTGYFGLFEYCELFQTGQDLICNGRFDDFSSILSGTFKAAAFLIGFSALLILICICCMLLFLFMNTAIVYMICGWIQVVSGICMFIGCVAYPAGWDHDKVRSVCGNSSGFNIADCGVRWAYILAIIGIFDAFILATLAFVLATRQAKLLPDSYYAQNGSIHKSDLGNDFIESEKASNLQRAGVLTVPDTDRDRDQFSDYSTSRMSKRSDQFQL; from the exons ATGTCAACTTTAGAAGCAATCCAGTATTCTGAAACAACCAAAATATACCACACAAACTATGTCCGAAATTCACGAGCTGTTGGTGTTATGTGGGGAGTCTTCACGATATGTTTTGCCATCATAAACATAGTTGTATTCATCCAGCCACAGTGGATCGGTGATACTCCAAGTAGTCCTGGAACAGGTTACTTCGGACTCTTTGAATACTGCGAACTGTTTCAAACGGGACAGGATTTGATCTGTAATGGAAGGTTTGACGACTTCTCATCGATTCTGAGTGGTACCTTCAAAGCGGCAGCATTTCTTATTGGATTCTCGGCGCTGTTGATCCTCATCTGCATCTGTTGTATGCTGCTCTTCCTCTTCATGAATACAGCGATCGTCTACATGATCTGTGGATGGATACAGGTTGTTTCTG GAATCTGTATGTTCATTGGCTGTGTGGCTTACCCAGCTGGTTGGGATCACGACAAAGTCCGAAGTGTCTGTGGAAATTCAAGTGGCTTCAATATTGCTGATTGTGGGGTCAGGTGGGCCTACATTCTGGCCATTATAGGCATCTTTGATGCCTTCATCCTGGCAACATTGGCCTTTGTCTTGGCAACAAGGCAGGCCAAGCTTCTGCCTGATTCCTACTACGCCCAAAATGGTTCCATCCATAAAT CTGATCTTGGAAATGATttcatcgaatctgaaaaagcTTCAAATCTGCAACGAGCTGGTGTCCTGACTGTTCCTGACACCGATAGAGATCGCGACCAATTTTCTGACTACTCCACCTCCAGGATGTCTAAGAGAAGTGATCAATTCCAACTCTAG
- the LOC135490736 gene encoding LHFPL tetraspan subfamily member 3 protein-like isoform X3 — MSTLEAIQYSETTKIYHTNYVRNSRAVGVMWGVFTICFAIINIVVFIQPQWIGDTPSSPGTGYFGLFEYCELFQTGQDLICNGRFDDFSSILSGTFKAAAFLIGFSALLILICICCMLLFLFMNTAIVYMICGWIQVVSGICMFIGCVAYPAGWDHDKVRSVCGNSSGFNIADCGVRWAYILAIIGIFDAFILATLAFVLATRQAKLLPDSYYAQNGSIHKY, encoded by the exons ATGTCAACTTTAGAAGCAATCCAGTATTCTGAAACAACCAAAATATACCACACAAACTATGTCCGAAATTCACGAGCTGTTGGTGTTATGTGGGGAGTCTTCACGATATGTTTTGCCATCATAAACATAGTTGTATTCATCCAGCCACAGTGGATCGGTGATACTCCAAGTAGTCCTGGAACAGGTTACTTCGGACTCTTTGAATACTGCGAACTGTTTCAAACGGGACAGGATTTGATCTGTAATGGAAGGTTTGACGACTTCTCATCGATTCTGAGTGGTACCTTCAAAGCGGCAGCATTTCTTATTGGATTCTCGGCGCTGTTGATCCTCATCTGCATCTGTTGTATGCTGCTCTTCCTCTTCATGAATACAGCGATCGTCTACATGATCTGTGGATGGATACAGGTTGTTTCTG GAATCTGTATGTTCATTGGCTGTGTGGCTTACCCAGCTGGTTGGGATCACGACAAAGTCCGAAGTGTCTGTGGAAATTCAAGTGGCTTCAATATTGCTGATTGTGGGGTCAGGTGGGCCTACATTCTGGCCATTATAGGCATCTTTGATGCCTTCATCCTGGCAACATTGGCCTTTGTCTTGGCAACAAGGCAGGCCAAGCTTCTGCCTGATTCCTACTACGCCCAAAATGGTTCCATCCATAAAT ACTGA
- the LOC135491725 gene encoding dual specificity protein phosphatase 7-like, producing MPSMESPFKADSVVSPGFLCEELSSGSKPLLLDCRSQEEYSNLHVQGAINIAVPASSLMFRRLQKGNLRVQCLIQCNEAKERFTKYAKSRTIVLYDNSTADYSENSTSVVNLLMKRLQDDGCHACCLQGGFSNFHEQFPEYCMADGDTEKSLHDTIMELSNLNLSDSESHSPPSSTPIITDLCPIEVIPYLFLGNAKSSANKDVLKKLGIKCILNVTSQVPNVFEQDDDFKYMQIPIKDHWSQNLSKFFPSAIQFIDEARQKKCGVLVHCLAGISRSVTVTVAYLMQKRNMSLNDAYDFVKKCKPNISPNFNFMGQLLDFEKMLQSPSDCDTGRCPGRTFFITPTKGQSPHYLS from the exons ATGCCGAGCATGGAGAGTCCATTCAAGGCCGATTCGGTTGTCTCCCCCGGATTTCTTTGCGAGGAATTATCATCTGGATCCAAGCCTCTGCTATTAGACTGCCGCTCACAAGAGGAATACTCGAATCTTCACGTCCAAGGTGCTATAAACATCGCCGTCCCTGCGTCGAGTCTGATGTTCAGGAGGCTCCAAAAGGGCAACCTCCGCGTTCAATGCCTGATTCAGTGCAACGAGGCGAAGGAGCGCTTCACAAAATACGCCAAGTCGCGCACGATTGTTTTGTACGACAACAGCACAGCTGACTACAGCGAAAACTCGACAAGTGTTGTGAATCTTCTAATGAAAAGATTGCAAGATGATGGGTGCCACGCATGCTGTCTTCAAG GtggattttcaaactttcatGAACAATTCCCGGAATACTGCATGGCTGACGGAGATACTGAAAAGTCATTACACGACACCATCATGGAACTCAGTAACTTAAATCTGTCCGATTCAGAAAGTCACAGCCCTCCAAGTAGTACGCCAATCATAACGGACTTGTGTCCCATCGAAGTCATTCCATATCTTTTCCTAGGAAACGCTAAGAGTTCAGCAAACAAggacgttttgaaaaagttaGGAATAAAGTGCATTTTGAATGTTACGTCACAAGTGCCGAATGTATTTGAGCAGGATGATGACTTCAAGTACATGCAGATCCCCATCAAAGATCACTGGTCTCAGAATCTCTCGAAATTCTTCCCATCTGCCATCCAATTCATCG ATGAAGCTCGCCAGAAGAAGTGTGGTGTGCTTGTCCACTGTCTTGCCGGAATCAGCCGATCTGTGACAGTAACAGTCGCCTATCTCATGCAGAAGCGCAACATGTCCCTCAATGACGCCTACGACTTTGTGAAAAAGTGCAAGCCGAATATTTCGCCCAATTTCAACTTTATGGGACAACTACTGGACTTCGAAAAAATGCTTCAATCTCCGTCGGATTGCGATACCGGTAGATGCCCCGGAAGAACATTTTTCATCACGCCTACGAAAGGTCAATCACCGCATTATCTTTCATAA